GCGCACGGGCGAGACACAGCTTGTTGCTGATGTCGACGCGTTTCCGGGGCATATCGCCTGCGCATCATCGACGCAGTCGGAACTGGTATTGCCGGTCTTTGATGGCAACGATCAGTTGATTGCCGTTTTCGATATCGACAGTAACCAGCCTGATGCTTTCTCCCAAAAGGATGCGGATGCCTTGCAAAATATCCTGAAAACGACATTTTCAGGCGTGAAATAAATCTAGATTTTTTCACGAACGCGTTTCATGATGAAATTCAGATCAGAATTTTCACGGAATCATCATGCAGCACAGCCGGCCGGATTCACCTCACACGCTTGGCGCTGATCTGCGCGCGCTGCGCAAGAGCCGTGGATTGACCCTGTCGGATATGGCCGAGGGTTTGGGTCGTTCTGTTGGTTGGCTGTCTCAGGTAGAGCGTGACATTTCCGAGCCGTCGATCACCGATTTGCGTGCCTTCGCGGCGTTGCTTGATGTGTCCGTCTCAATGTTGTTTCGTCATGAGGCCGCACCTGCGCACGAAGCGGGGTTTGTGGTGCGTGCGCAAACACGACGGCCCATCGGATCACAGGTGGCCGGACTGGTCGAAGAACTGCTGTCGCCGGACCTGACGGACGACTTCGAAATGGTCCATTCGACCTTCCAGCCCCATAGCCGCATCAAAGACCCCGTATCGCGTCCCACCCAAGAGGTGGGATATATCGTGTCCGGGCGGCTTGAGATCGAGATCAAAGGCACCACCCATGAGGTCCACCCCGGTGACAGCTTTCGCATCAGAGGCGAGGCGTTTCGCTGGGCCAACCCTTTCGATGACCCCGCAGTAGCGATCTGGGTCATCGCCCCGCCGGTGTATTAACGTCATGAGCTTTGAGGCTTGGATCATATTCGCGCTATTCTGGGTGGTCTTCGTGACCACGCCGGGGCCGAATGCGGTGAATTGCATCACAAACGGCATGACGATCGGATTTCGCCGCGCATTGGTGGGTGTCTTGGGTATCCTGACACAAGCCACACTATTTCTGCTGCTGTCCGCATTTGGCATCACTGCTCTCATCACGGCGTCGCCTCTTGCCTTTGATGCAGCGAAATTCCTAGGGGCCGCTTTTCTGGTTTACCTCGGTATCCGTGGCTGGATCATGGCCAAGACGCCCGTGAAAGTGGACGAACGCCCCGCCTATTCGATTTACTGGCGTGCGTTTGCCATCGCCACCATCAACCCCAAAAGCGTTGCGGGCTACCTCGCTGCCTTTTCGCAATTCGTGCAGCCGGATGTTCCGATCTGGGATCAGATGGTGGTGATCATGCCCACCGCTCTTACACTGACAGCGCTTAGCTACATCGGCTTTACCGCATTGGGCGCAGGTATCGGGCGTGCCGCACTTGGTGCGGTTTTCAACATCTGGGTGCGGCGCATCATGGCTGCTTGTTTCATCGTGTACGGGGTGCTGCTGGGCAGCACCTCGACACCGGGGAGGATCTGATATGGTACGGGGAGGCTGTCTGTGCGGGGGCGTTACATTCGAACTGACGGGGGCGCTGCGCAACTCGGTTGCCTGTCACTGCATTCAGTGTCGCAAGACCTCGGGCCATTACGTCTCCGCCACGCAAGTAGGGCCGGAGCAGCTTCTGCTGACGCGTCAGGACAGTCTACAGTGGTACCAGTCCAGTCCCGTAGCTGCGCGCGGGTTCTGCAACATCTGCGGCTCTTCCCTGTTCTGGCGGCATGACGGGGACAACGGCGCTACTTCGGTCATGTCCGGCACCCTTGACGCGCCCACGGGCATCGCAACCGAAAAGCATATCTTCGTCGCTGACAAGGGCGACTATTACACCATCGCTGACGGCCTGCCGCAGCAAGGCCAATAACGGAGCATTCACAATGGCAGATTTCCCAACAACGGCCCGTGTGGTCATCATCGGCGGCGGCGTCGTCGGCACATCAACGCTTTACCACCTCGCCAAAGCGGGCTGGAAAGACTGTGTTCTGGTCGAGAAAAACGAACTGACGGCGGGCTCCACGTGGCACGCTGCGGGCAACGTTCCAAACTTCGCTGGCTCATGGGCGGTCATGAACATGCAGCGCTACTCGGCGGCCATGTACCGGACGCTGGGCGAAGACGTCGACTATCCGATGAACTACCACGTGACGGGCGCGATCCGTCTGGCCCATACCAAAGAACGGATGCAGGAATTCGAAAAGGTCGCCTCAATGGGGCGCTACCAGGGTTTGCAGATGGACATCTGCACGCCGGCCGAACTCAAAGAGCACAACCCGTTTATGGAAACCCATTCCCTTGCAGGCGGTCTTTGGGACCCGCTTGATGGTGATATCGATCCGGCACAGCTGACCCAAGCGTTGGCAAAGGGCGCGCGCGACGCGGGCGGGCGGATTGAACGGTTCTGCCCTGTGACAGGTGTAGACCGCGATGGCGACGAATGGATCGTTCAAACCGAAAAAGGCGAGATCCGCTGCGAATTCGTGGTCAACTGTGCGGGTTATTATGCCCAGCGGGTGGGCGAAATGTTCAAGCCTTTTGGCGGGCGTACCGTGCCGATGGTGACCATGTCGCACCAGTACTTCCTGACAGAGCCAATCGCCGAGTTGGAGGCATGGACCAAGGAAAAGGGCCACAAAATGCCGATGATCCGCGACGTGGATGTCAGCTATTACTTACGTCAGGACAAATACGGCCTGAACCTCGGCCCCTATGAGCGCAACTGTCAGGCAGCCTGGGTCAAACCAGACGATCCGATGCCTGAAGATTTCAGTTTCCAGCTTTATCCCGACGATCTGGAACGCCTTGAATTCTATATCGAGGACGCGATGGAACGTGTGCCGGCGCTTGGCACAGCGGGTGTCGGCCGAAATATCAACGGCCCCATTCCATACGCCCCCGACGGCCTGCCGATGATCGGCCCGATGCCGGGTGTGAAGAACGCGTTCGAAGGTCATTCTTTTACCTTCGGCATCGCGCAGGGCGGCGGGGCTGGCAAAGTCCTGTCGGAATGGATCATGCACGGTGAAACCGAACTGGACATGTGGGCCGTCGATCCGCGCCGCTACACCGATTACACCGACCACGACCATTGCCTTGCCAAGGCGCTGGAAACCTACGGCCACGAATACGCCATGCACTTCCCGCACCACGCATGGCCTGCCGGACGCGACAAGAAACTGTCGCCCGTGCATGACAAGATCATCGCGGCGGGCGGGCAGATGGGGGCCTATAACGGCTGGGAACGCGCCAATTGGTTTGCGAAAGACGGCGATGACACCTCCGAAGAGGCGACCCAGACATGGAACCGCAACGGACCTTGGTCGATCCGCGTAAAGGAAGAAGTCGAGGCCGTGCGAGATGGTGTCGGTGTGCTGGATCTGCCCGGTTTCTCACGCTTTAATATGTCCGGTGAAGGGGCGGCAGAATGGCTGCGCGGCCGCATCGCAGGTGCTTTGCCCAAGGCAGGCCGCATGAACCTTGCCTATTTCCCGGACAGCCGCGGTCGTATCCTGACGGAGATGTCGGTGATGCGCCACGCTGAAGACCAGTTCACCCTGATCACCGCCGCCACCGCGCAATGGCACGACTTCGAGCTTCTGGACAAAGCGCTCGCTCCCGGCTTGACGCTGACCGATCACACCACAGAATATTCAACGCTCATTGTGACGGGCCCGAAATCGCGCGCGCTCTTCCAGTCTCTTCATTCGGATGCCGACCTCAGCGCCACATGGCTCTCCATCCAGTCTGCCAAGGTGCGTGGAATTGACTGTGCACTGGCCCGCGTGTCCTTTGCGGGTGAGTTGGGCTGGGAAATCCACGCCGCCAACGCTGATATTCCGGCGCTCTATGACGCGGTGACGGGTGCCGGTGCGGTGCCTTTCGGGATGTTTGCGCTCAATTCCATGCGGATCGAAAAAGGGTACCGTGCTTGGAAAGGGGACCTGTCCACGGACTACACCCTGCTTGAAGGCGGGCTGGAGCGTTTCGTAAAGTTCGATAAGCCGCAGGACTTTCCGGGCAAGGCCGCGCTTTTGGCCGAACAGCAGCAGGGCGTGAAGAAACGCTTTGTCACCATGGTTGTCGACGCCGGAGATCAGGACGCGCCATACATGTCGACCGTTTTCCACAACGGCGAGGTTGTAGGCGAGACAACATCGGGCGACTGGGGATACCGGACCGGTAAATCCATCGCTTTAGGAACGGTCCGCGCTGATCTTGCTACACCGGGTACAGAGCTTGAGATCAATATCTTTGGCAGAATGTGCAAAGCTACAGTGCAGGCCGACGCACCGCTTTGGGATCCGGCGAACGAAAGGATCCGTGCATGACCGATATCACACTTCTTGACGGCGGGATGGGTCAGGAGCTGGTCCACCGGGCGGGCAACCGCCCCACGCCCCTTTGGTCCACACAGGTGATGCTTGAGCATCCGGGCCTGGTGGCGGACGTCCACCGTGATTTCACAAAGGCGGGCGCGACGATTGCGACCACCAACACCTACGCGATCTTGCGGGACCGCCTGGAGGGGACAGGCCTATCGGAGCGTTTTGCAGACTTGCTGACTATGGCGCTGGCCGAAGCCCGCACCAGCGGTGCCAAGCGGATTGCGGGCAGCATCGGGCCTATTCGCGCGTCCTATCGTCCTGATCTGCACCCTGATGCAAATACCGGTGCGCCGATCTATGCAGAAATCGCCCAGATGATCGGGCCGTCCTGCGATCTGATCCTTTGCGAAACCGTGGCCTCTGTCACCCACGCCGAAGCGATCCTGCGCGGAGGAGCGGCAGCGGGCAAGCCTGTGTGGCTTGCCCTGACGGTTCAGGACGACGACGGTACCAGGCTACGCTCGGGTGAATCTTTGGCAGATGCCATGCCCTTTGCAAAAGCCGGTGCCGCTGCGGTGCTGGTCAATTGTGCCGCCCCCGAAGCCATTCCCGCAGCACTGGACGTTCTGGCCACCAGCGGCCTGCCTTACGGTGCCTACGCAAACGCGTTTGAGAAAATCACCGACGATTTTCTCAAGGACAGGCCGACCGTCGATGCCCTGCAAAAACGCGTCGATATGACACCCGAGGCCTATGCC
The Sulfitobacter noctilucicola genome window above contains:
- a CDS encoding helix-turn-helix domain-containing protein — its product is MQHSRPDSPHTLGADLRALRKSRGLTLSDMAEGLGRSVGWLSQVERDISEPSITDLRAFAALLDVSVSMLFRHEAAPAHEAGFVVRAQTRRPIGSQVAGLVEELLSPDLTDDFEMVHSTFQPHSRIKDPVSRPTQEVGYIVSGRLEIEIKGTTHEVHPGDSFRIRGEAFRWANPFDDPAVAIWVIAPPVY
- a CDS encoding homocysteine S-methyltransferase family protein, producing the protein MTDITLLDGGMGQELVHRAGNRPTPLWSTQVMLEHPGLVADVHRDFTKAGATIATTNTYAILRDRLEGTGLSERFADLLTMALAEARTSGAKRIAGSIGPIRASYRPDLHPDANTGAPIYAEIAQMIGPSCDLILCETVASVTHAEAILRGGAAAGKPVWLALTVQDDDGTRLRSGESLADAMPFAKAGAAAVLVNCAAPEAIPAALDVLATSGLPYGAYANAFEKITDDFLKDRPTVDALQKRVDMTPEAYADHVMAWVDQGATIVGGCCEVSPDHIAEIARRLNAAGHSIV
- a CDS encoding GFA family protein, translating into MVRGGCLCGGVTFELTGALRNSVACHCIQCRKTSGHYVSATQVGPEQLLLTRQDSLQWYQSSPVAARGFCNICGSSLFWRHDGDNGATSVMSGTLDAPTGIATEKHIFVADKGDYYTIADGLPQQGQ
- a CDS encoding LysE family translocator gives rise to the protein MSFEAWIIFALFWVVFVTTPGPNAVNCITNGMTIGFRRALVGVLGILTQATLFLLLSAFGITALITASPLAFDAAKFLGAAFLVYLGIRGWIMAKTPVKVDERPAYSIYWRAFAIATINPKSVAGYLAAFSQFVQPDVPIWDQMVVIMPTALTLTALSYIGFTALGAGIGRAALGAVFNIWVRRIMAACFIVYGVLLGSTSTPGRI
- a CDS encoding GcvT family protein, producing the protein MADFPTTARVVIIGGGVVGTSTLYHLAKAGWKDCVLVEKNELTAGSTWHAAGNVPNFAGSWAVMNMQRYSAAMYRTLGEDVDYPMNYHVTGAIRLAHTKERMQEFEKVASMGRYQGLQMDICTPAELKEHNPFMETHSLAGGLWDPLDGDIDPAQLTQALAKGARDAGGRIERFCPVTGVDRDGDEWIVQTEKGEIRCEFVVNCAGYYAQRVGEMFKPFGGRTVPMVTMSHQYFLTEPIAELEAWTKEKGHKMPMIRDVDVSYYLRQDKYGLNLGPYERNCQAAWVKPDDPMPEDFSFQLYPDDLERLEFYIEDAMERVPALGTAGVGRNINGPIPYAPDGLPMIGPMPGVKNAFEGHSFTFGIAQGGGAGKVLSEWIMHGETELDMWAVDPRRYTDYTDHDHCLAKALETYGHEYAMHFPHHAWPAGRDKKLSPVHDKIIAAGGQMGAYNGWERANWFAKDGDDTSEEATQTWNRNGPWSIRVKEEVEAVRDGVGVLDLPGFSRFNMSGEGAAEWLRGRIAGALPKAGRMNLAYFPDSRGRILTEMSVMRHAEDQFTLITAATAQWHDFELLDKALAPGLTLTDHTTEYSTLIVTGPKSRALFQSLHSDADLSATWLSIQSAKVRGIDCALARVSFAGELGWEIHAANADIPALYDAVTGAGAVPFGMFALNSMRIEKGYRAWKGDLSTDYTLLEGGLERFVKFDKPQDFPGKAALLAEQQQGVKKRFVTMVVDAGDQDAPYMSTVFHNGEVVGETTSGDWGYRTGKSIALGTVRADLATPGTELEINIFGRMCKATVQADAPLWDPANERIRA